The Juglans microcarpa x Juglans regia isolate MS1-56 chromosome 8S, Jm3101_v1.0, whole genome shotgun sequence genome has a window encoding:
- the LOC121244270 gene encoding putative disease resistance protein At3g14460, which produces MEDAQTAWVDAMISDIIAHIDRKIASVEYSVTDFVTDVVHRIDIQNAKVNALTDDFNKYRTMVLVGEMFLAASIQVLLERLSSPQFLNFVCRRRNQKRLGELSTIKMLLEDANEKQHTERDVKTWLDDLKDLVYDVEDILDELSIKASKRKLIGESQAASTSKVLNRIPALLTGLTPSAVKMKIRMRARITELTTRFDELMTRKDKLNLNQNSDGWSPNIIEEIIQPSICMVNTDRDQMHGRDRERDFILQLLLSETPRSDAALTKVNVIPIHGMAGIGKTTLAKFVYNNQEVQSYFYPKAWVCVSAYDGDFDVATITRAILHSMTPEINYNSMDLNPLQSKLEELINGKRFLIVLDDVRNEKDRKWTTLRAPFDAGASGSSIIITTRQQYVMSLMSTVEVPPCMLGLLPDKDCMSILAKHALDRRDFCAHQHLKYDAEEIVRKCEGLPLAVETVGSLLRVNNEYWKIVSNSKMWDILKKKKEIVPALMLSYHDLPPDLKRCFAYCSIFPKGYEFDEKQMVLLWMAEGLIQPGQQKSEMEDLGKEHFRNLLSRSFFQQSRQHKSRFLMHGLIKKLAKSVAGDTCYRMKLDRVKDREQGSIFEKTRHSSYLAGNYDGSEKFEVFSKLRCLRTFLPLKSPSLGDCYLAPNVPLQLIKRLRYLRVFCLRGYRITELSDSIGNLKHLRHLDLSETLIRSMPESITTLYNLQTLLLENCFHLNKLPSTLWKLVNLRHLNIQGAIHLEGMPMQIGKLTCLRSLSNMVVGKDSTCSGIKELGSLPHLRETLCISGLENVTEPKEAKDAALSNKPEITGLSLEWNEDTDEEKDRASELEVLENLEPHESLKELTIRYYGGRDFPTWLRRPSFLNMELLKIENCEKCTSLPAIGQLSSLKFLSIGGMAYVKNIGPEFCGNDISQPFRSLETLHFHDMKEWENWSPCEEFPKLRELSLRRCPKINGNLPNQLPSLKKVKIYGCGQLRISVPNIPDAYEIEVAGSKGVVHRSTVDFSSLEIRSLSKISMFTSEIVGFDKQWMTHAKDLTISTCEAESTHLWSDDCESLPDLPCLDLLCIESCPKLVSLVVGRKEELLQQDMPCPPTQIEIKNCIALKSLPKSLMYNNTRLKLIRIVKCDLLKHIARRQLPPTLERIEVSECKELEYLLDDIADSSSCSNTTSHLQYLKIQRCPSLKSLTSSGELPASLKHLDLLKCAQLKSIADRLHHNSCLECIVIVSCESLEYLPRDIHTLSTLREIDTTDCPSLSFSLSEEWLPANLRVLHISGCKKMALPKGIHNHTSLQSLTLHRCPDDPDDVSFPEEGFPTNLKLLSISHPKMIDALLERGLNKLTSLDNLEISGCPHLVSFPGQMKLPKSLTSLTISDFPNLRNLSCACLQNITSLNELIIIDCGKSPLHWTGLCQHSILGNELIKKMNMNRDGSKTLMQVPSENCTWKHTVFADVIVTFYDFKVDTRLLIILCRKGAYVYAIIPILIILEVAC; this is translated from the exons ATGGAAGATGCGCAaactgcttgggttgatgcgatgATATCAGATATTATTGCGCACATCGACCGAAAGATCGCGTCAGTAGAATATAGTGTCACTGATTTTGTCACTGATGTTGTCCATCGGATAGATATTCAAAATGCAAAAGTCAATGCATTGACtgatgattttaataaatat AGAACAATGGTACTAGTGGGAGAGATGTTTCTTGCAGCATCCATTCAAGTACTGCTTGAGAGGTTATCCTCTCCCCAGTTTCTGAACTTCGTTTGCCGAAGGAGAAATCAGAAACGGTTGGGCGAGCTTTCAACAATTAAGATGTTGCTTGAAGATGCGAATGAGAAGCAACACACTGAACGGGATGTGAAAACATGGCTTGATGATCTCAAAGACTTGGTCTACGATGTGGAAGATATTCTGGATGAGCTCTCCATCAAAGCTTCGAAGCGCAAGTTGATTGGTGAAAGTCAGGCCGCTAGCACTAGTAAGGTACTGAATCGCATCCCTGCTTTATTAACCGGCTTGACTCCTAGTGCTGTTAAGATGAAGATTAGGATGAGAGCAAGGATAACAGAACTCACAACTCGATTTGATGAACTTATGACAAGAAaagataaactgaacttgaatCAAAATTCTGATGGCTGGAGTCCAAACATAATAGAAGAGATCATACAACCCTCCATTTGTATGGTGAATACAGACAGAGATCAAATGCATGGTAGGGATAGGGAAAGAGATTTTATCCTACAATTATTGCTCAGTGAAACACCGCGTAGTGATGCTGCTTTAACTAAAGTAAATGTAATTCCTATACATGGTATGGCGGGTATAGGAAAGACAACTCTTGCAAAGTTTGTATACAATAATCAAGAAGTGCAAAGCTATTTTTATCCGAAAGCGTGGGTTTGTGTTTCTGCTTATGATGGAGATTTTGATGTTGCGACGATTACAAGAGCAATATTACACTCTATGACACCTGAAATTAACTATAACTCCATGGATTTAAATCCGTTGCAAAGCAAACTAGAGGAGCTAATAAATGGGAAGAGGTTTCTAATCGTTCTGGATGATGTTCGGAATGAGAAAGACCGTAAGTGGACTACCCTACGTGCTCCTTTTGACGCAGGGGCTTCGGGAAGCAGCATTATCATCACAACTCGCCAACAATATGTCATGTCACTAATGTCTACGGTTGAAGTTCCACCTTGCATGTTGGGATTATTGCCAGATAAAGATTGTATGTCTATATTGGCCAAACATGCATTGGATAGAAGAGACTTTTGTGCACATCAGCATCTTAAATATGATGCCGAGGAAATTGTTAGAAAGTGTGAGGGCCTGCCTCTAGCGGTAGAAACAGTCGGAAGCCTCTTGCGTGTTAACAATGAGTActggaaaatagtttcaaaCAGCAAGATGTGGGAtatattgaagaagaaaaaggaaattgttCCGGCTCTTATGTTGAGCTATCACGATCTACCTCCAGATTTAAAGAGGTGCTTTGCGTATTGTTCTATATTCCCAAAGGGTTATGAATTTGACGAGAAGCAGATGGTTCTATTATGGATGGCAGAAGGTTTGATTCAACCAGGACAACAGAAAAGTGAAATGGAAGATTTGGGTAAGGAGCATTTTCGCAATCTGTTGTCAAGATCATTTTTCCAACAATCGCGCCAGCATAAATCAAGATTTCTAATGCATGGGCTCATCAAGAAGTTGGCTAAATCGGTTGCAGGAGATACGTGTTATAGAATGAAGCTGGACAGAGTTAAAGATAGAGAGCAAGGgagtatttttgaaaagacCCGTCACTCATCTTATTTGGCAGGAAACTACGATGGAAGTGAAAAGTTTGAGGTCTTTTCTAAACTTAGATGTTTACGTACCTTCTTACCTCTGAAGTCGCCATCTCTAGGCGATTGTTATTTGGCGCCTAATGTTCCTCTTCAATTGATTAAAAGATTACGATACCTAAGGGTTTTCTGCTTGAGGGGGTACCGCATAACCGAGCTATCCGATTCAATCGGTAATTTAAAGCATCTACGGCATCTTGATCTTTCCGAAACTTTGATCAGAAGCATGCCAGAATCAATAACTACTCTCTACAACTTACAAACTTTGTTGTTAGAGAATTGTttccatttaaataaattaccTTCAACGTTATGGAAGCTGGTCAACCTTCGCCACCTCAATATTCAAGGAGCGATTCATTTGGAAGGCATGCCTATGCAAATAGGTAAACTAACGTGTCTCCGGTCACTATCTAATATGGTTGTTGGTAAAGACAGTACTTGCTCTGGGATAAAAGAGTTAGGGTCTTTGCCACATCTTCGAGAGACACTGTGCATTTCAGGATTGGAGAACGTGACTGAACCCAAGGAGGCAAAGGACGCTGCTTTAAGCAACAAGCCCGAAATTACAGGGCTGTCGTTGGAGTGGAATGAAGATACTGATGAGGAGAAAGATAGAGCAAGTGAGTTAGAGGTACTTGAAAACCTAGAGCCTCACGAGAGCTTGAAAGAACTCACTATTAGATACTACGGTGGTAGAGATTTTCCGACTTGGTTAAGACGTCCATCATTTCTTAATATGGAGCTCTTGAAGattgaaaattgtgaaaagtGTACATCGTTGCCGGCAATTGGGCAACTATCATCTCTCAAATTCCTTTCCATCGGAGGCATGGCTTATGTGAAGAATATTGGTCCTGAGTTTTGCGGGAATGATATCTCTCAACCGTTTAGGTCCTTGGAGACTCTGCACTTCCATGATATGAAGGAGTGGGAGAACTGGAGTCCCTGCGAAGAATTCCCAAAATTACGTGAGCTTTCCCTTAGACGTTGTCCCAAGATAAACGGAAATTTACCAAACCAACTCCCTTCACTGAAAAAAGTTAAGATATATGGTTGTGGGCAGTTACGGATCTCAGTTCCAAACATTCCGGATGCCTATGAAATAGAAGTTGCCGGATCAAAAGGAGTTGTGCATAGAAGTACGGTTGACTTCAGCTCATTAGAAATCCGGTCTCTTTCTAAAATCTCAATGTTCACATCTGAAATAGTAGGGTTTGATAAGCAATGGATGACACATGCAAAAGATTTAACTATTTCTACATGTGAGGCCGAATCGACACATTTGTGGTCAGATGATTGCGAATCACTGCCGGATCTCCCATGTCTTGATCTATTGTGCATTGAGAGTTGTCCCAAACTTGTTTCTTTGGTCGTCGGGAGAAAAGAAGAACTGCTCCAACAGGATATGCCATGCCCACCCACACAAATCGAGATCAAGAATTGCATAGCCTTGAAATCCTTGCCAAAGTCATTGATGTACAACAACACTCGTCTTAAGTTGATTCGAATTGTGAAATGTGATTTGCTAAAGCATATTGCAAGACGCCAGCTACCTCCAACTCTAGAGCGGATAGAGGTAAGTGAATGCAAGGAACTGGAGTATTTGCTGGACGATATTGCTGATAGCAGCAGTTGCAGCAACACCACATCTCATCTTCAGTACTTGAAAATTCAGCGCTGTCCATCTCTCAAATCCTTGACAAGCAGCGGAGAATTACCTGCATCACTCAAACACCTCGATTTGTTGAAGTGTGCACAGCTAAAGTCAATAGCGGACAGGTTACATCATAACTCGTGTCTTGAATGCATTGTCATTGTATCTTGTGAAAGTCTTGAATACTTACCCAGAGACATACACACTCTTAGCACTCTTCGCGAAATTGATACTACGGATTGTCCGAGTCTTAGTTTCTCCTTGAGCGAAGAGTGGCTCCCTGCCAACCTGAGAGTGCTTCATATATCTGGCTGTAAGAAAATGGCACTACCCAAAGGCATACACAACCATACCTCTCTTCAAAGTTTGACACTACACCGTTGTCCAGACGATCCAGACGATGTATCCTTTCCGGAAGAAGGTTTTCCCACCAACCTAAAATTACTTTCTATATCTCATCCCAAAATGATTGATGCCTTGTTGGAACGGGGGTTGAACAAACTTACCTCTCTTGATAACCTTGAGATTAGTGGATGTCCACATCTGGTGTCCTTTCCAGGTCAGATGAAGTTGCCTAAATCTCTAACAAGTCTCACCATCTCAGACTTCCCGAATCTGCGAAACCTATCTTGTGCGTGCCTTCAAAACATCACATCTCTTAATGAACTGATTATCATTGACTGCGGAAA ATCTCCTTTGCACTGGACTGGATTGTGCCAACACAGCATTCTTGGGAACGAActgatcaagaaaatgaatatgaatagAG ATGGTTCCAAAACATTGATGCAAGTTCCATCTGAAAACTGCACGTGGAAGCACACTGTCTTTGCTGATGTTATCGTAACCTTTTACGACTTCAAAGTTGATACTCGGTTGTTAATTATACTGTGCCGAAAGGGAGCGTATGTTTATGCAATTATACCTATTCTGATAATATTGGAGGTTGCCTGTTGA